Below is a genomic region from Isosphaeraceae bacterium EP7.
GTCCTGGTTCGACCGCAGGAGGTGGCCGGTGTCGTTGCACAGGCCGATCCAGTCGCTGTGCCCCTTGATCGCCTTCTCGACGATGTCCAGGGTGTTGTAGCGATGGCCCGGCCCGTGAGGGTGGATGCCCACGCCAATCTTATACTCCTCGACAAGCGTGTCGAGGTTGTCGAACGAGTCCGGGTCCGGGTCGGCCGAGATATAGTCGACGCCCAGGGCCTTGGCGAACTCGAACGTCTTGCGGTTGGCGTCGATGTCCTTGCCGAAGTGGACCACGCCGTAGCCGATCACCTTGACCTGGGCGGCCTCGGCGAGCTTGCGCGCCTCGCCGATCTTGGCGCTGTCGTCGGCGGTCGGGATGTGGGCGTTGTACGATTCCCAGTAGTGCAGGCCCAGCTCCCTGGTCCTGGCCAGGGCCTCTTCGAACTTGAAGTGACGCAGGGAATAGCTCTGGATGCCCACCTTGAGAGGGCCGTATTCGCCCTCGTGGAAGGTGCGGGCCAGGGCATTCCGGCCCAGGGCCAGTGTCCCGGCCAGGGCCAGGCCGCTGGCGAGGAAATCGCGTCGGTTCGATCGAGACGCGTCGGCATTCGGTCGCATGGCAAGTCGCTCCGTGGGTCCCGTCGAGGGCCGACCCCCCGGCATCTGCTCGGCGGGCCGGAGGGCGAACGTAACCCAATCGGCGGCCAGTCGCCAGGGGCCCGCGGCGGACGCTTGAGGGCCGCCGGCCGACTGTGCTAGGTTGGTTGCGTCGCGATTGCGGACCCCCCTCGCCTTCGACTCCTGCGGAGGACTCTCCGATGCCACCGAGCCACGGCAACCTGGGCATCCTCAGACCCGTCGGCGGGGGAGACCCCGTCCAGATCGAGAAGGCCGAGCTGACCATCGGCCGACGGGCCTCCAATGACATCATGCTCGACTTCGAGAACGTCTCGAGCAAGCATTGTGTGATGCGCCTGATCAACGGCGTCTGGAACGTTCGCGACCTGGGCAGCACCAACGGGACCACCATCAACGGCTTGCGCATCAACAGTGAGCAGACGGTGATGCCCGACGACGAGCTCGGCATCGCCTCGCACCTGTTCAAGATTGACTATGAGCCGAGCGGCCAGGCCGTCATCGCCGCCAGCTCCCTCTTCGACGAGGAACTGGCCGAGGCACGCGGTAAGCGGACCTCGCTCCTGGAACTCGCCGGCCTGGCCGACGAGGACAAGCCCAGGCGCACCCGGCCTTCGAAGGCCCCCGAGAAGATCGAGCGGCTTGCCGCCGATGAGGGAGACTTCGAAGAAACGATGCCACGCGACTTCAAGCACGGCAAGGTCGCCGCAGACGCCACCAGCGACGAGGACTTCCTCAAGTTCATCGAGGATGAGCTGAAGTAGACTGCCGCCGAGGGAAGGCCGCCCCAACTCCCGCGGGGCGGCCCGTTCGTCATTTGATGAGCCTGGACAGCACGGCGTCCAGGTTCTCGCCGCGAAGGTCGATCCTCGTGATGATCCCCTCCGGGTCGATCAGGTAAGACGCGGGGATGTTCACCACGCCGAAGGCCTCGACGAGGTCGCCGTTGCACGTCGGGTTGTGCACCTGGGTCCAGGGGAGCTTCTGCTCCTTGAGGAAGTCGGTCACTGTAGACTTCGTCTCATCCAGACTCACGCCGACGATCTCCAGGCCCTTGGCGTGATAGGCCGCATAGGCCGCCTGAAGCCTGGGCAGCTCCTCAAGGCAGGGCTCGCACCAGGTCGCCCAGAAATCGACCAAGACATACTTGCCTCGCAGTGCGGTTGACCGGACGGGCTTGCCGTCCAGGTCCTTCACGTCGAAGGCGGGGGCCGGCTTGGTCACGCGGTCGAGGCGGGCCAGGTCCGCGGCCACCTTCTGGGCCAGCGTCGAACTCTCCTTGAACCGGTCCCGGACCAGCTCCAGCACCCGGCCGGCCACTCCGTGCTTGCCCGCGGCGACGGCGGAACCGGCCAGGTTGTCGGCGAAATTGACCGCGAACTCTTCCTGATCATCGCCGCTCAGGCCTTCCAGGAGCTGCTGGTATCTCACCAGCGCCCCGTCGAAGTCGGCCGCCTGGGCCCGGGCCATGGTCGACACGATGAGCGCCAGGCCGCGCACCGCCCCATCGGGCCTGTCGGTGACATAGGCATTTGCCGTCGCCTCCTGATCGGCGAACCAGTCGTGGGCGATGGTGACGTCGAACAGCGTTGCGTACGCCTGGTCCAGGTCGTCGGCCTTGGGGTCGGCCTTGGCGTAAGCGAGCAGGTCGGCGATCAAGGCTCGATCATGCCTGGACTTGATCGCGGCGACGCCCGTCTCGGCGGGTGCGGCGGGCTCGGCCGCCATCGAGGGCGAGGCCAGCAGCAGGAGTGCGAGCAGTTGCGGCTTCAAGCTTCGGTCCTCCCGTTGAAATCAGTCGATCCCATGACGTGGGCCCTGCTCCGGCGGGCCCCGAGCAAGAGCCGGGACCACCGGGCTCGTGCGCGGACCCCGCCGGCCCAGGGCCCGCGAGTCTCACACTTGAATGATGCCGGGACGACGCCGGGCTCAGGCGCCGCTGGGGATGGCTCCGGCCTGGGACTGGGCCCGAACCCTGGAGGGGCGGGCCCCGGCGACGACGGGGACCAGGTTGCCGATGAGTTGTTCCCAGCGGGTGCAGCAGGCGTCCTTCTCGTGCCAGTCCAGGAACGCGGCGCGGCCGCTCTGGCCCTGGCTGGCGGCCTCTTCGGGGTTCTCGGCCAGGCGGATGAGGCCGGCGGTCAGGGCGTCGGTGTCGCCGAGCCTCACGGTCAGGCCGCAGTGCGACCGCCGGATGGTGTCGGCGCTCTCGCAGTGCTCGGGGCCAACGAAGATGGTGGGCCGGCCCGAGGCCATCGCGCCGTAGAGCTTGCCGGGGACCACGATGCCGGTCATCTCGCGCCTCATCGAGATCAGGTGGACATCCGCCACCGTCAGCGACTCGTGGAGTCGACCGCGGGGGAAATAGCCCATCAAGCGGACGTTATCGAGCCCCTCGCGCTCCTTCGCCTCGACGACCTCGGCGAGCCTGGGGCCGCCGCCGACGAAGAGGAAGACGATATCGTCGCGGTCGCGCAGCCGGCGGGCGGCCTCGAGGAAGTCGTCGAACGTGTGGGCCAGGCCGAGATTGCCCGAGTACATGGCGACGAACTTGCCTTCGAAGCCCAGCTCACGCCGGAGCGCGTGCCCTTCGCGCGGGATCGGATAGATCTCGTCCTTGCGGCTCCAGACGGGGATCTGCGCAATCCGGTCGTCCCTCACTCGCTTGGCACGGATCAGGTCGGCCATGTAGGGGCCGAGGACCACGACCTTGTCGGCCTGCCGATAGACGGCGTTGCTCAGCCAGGCCAGGCCGGCGACCACCGGGTTTCTGATCGACATCCGCCCCAGCGCGATGCTGGCGTCGGGGTGCAGGTCCATGCTCCAGAAGACGTGTCTCGAGCCCTTCAGTCGCCTGAGAATCGTGCCGATGAGGCCCAGAATCGGCGGGGTGGTCAGGGTGACGACGGCATCGAAGCGGGGGAGCATGATCGCCGCGAACGCCGCCCGCAGGTAGAAGCTGAGGTAGTCGAGCATCCGGGTCAGCGTGCTCTTCCGCCCCAGCGCGGTGGCCGGCACCCGATGAATGTGTACGCCGTTGTGCGTCTCGGACCGGGGGGAACGCGGCTCGCCCGGCTTGTAGCCCCCCTGGCTGCACAGGACGTGGCAGTCGTGCCCCTGCGCGGCGAGGTGCTCGGCCAGGTCGGTCAGGTGCTGGGCCGTCGACGCGTGGTCGGGCCAGTAATACTGGTTGATGAACAGCAGTCGGCGCGGGCCCTCGCCGTGCGACGCGGCCGAGACGACGCCGCGCCAGGCGGTGGCGGCCCCGAGGTCGGAGGGGGCATCCTCGATGCGCCAGACCCGGCCCCTGGACCCAGCGTGACCGGAGCCCAGGCCGACCCCGATTCCCTTGGGAATGTTCACCACTTGGAATCCGCCTGAGCCTTGTTGGCCCGGTACCAGGCGATCGTCTTGGACAGGCCGTCTCGCAGGCTCGTGGGCGGCACCCAGCCGTCCAGGGCCCGGGTCATCCGGCTCACGTCGAGGACCTTCTTGAGCGCCCCGTCAGGCTTGTCGACGTTCCAGGTCATCTTGCCCTGGAAGCCCGAGACGTCGTGGACGGTCTCGGCCAGCTCGCGGATCGTCGTGCCGACGCCGGTGCCGATGTTCAGGGGGAGGGCCGTGTCGTCGTACTTCTCGGCGGCCAGGACGATGGCGTCGGCGCAATCTTCAACATAGATGAATTCGCGGATCGGCTTGCCCGTGCCCCAGACCTCGACGCTGGGCGCCTTGGCCAGGTCGGCCTCGACCCACTTGCGCACCAGGGCGGCGACGACGTGCGACCTCTCGGGGTTATAGCTGTCGCCGGGCCCGTACAGGTTCGTCAGGATCAGGTGGATCGAGTCCAGCCCAAACTGCTTCTTGTAGGCCACGCCCTGCACGGCGAGCATCTTCTTGGTCAGGCCGTAGTTCACCACGCTGGCGTGGCAGGGGCCGGCCCAGAGGTCTTCCTCCTTCAGCTCGCCCTCGAGATAGCCGGGGTAGCTGCAGGCGGTGCCGATGTTGACGACCTTGCCCACCTTGGCCAGGCGGGCGGCCTCCATGAGGTTGGCCCCCATGACGAGGTTGCGGTAATAGAGCGTGGCGGGCTGGGAGACGTTGATGCCGATGCCGCCGTAGTAGGCCGCGGCGTGGATCAGGACATCGCAGGGATGCTCGGCCAGGCAGGTCAGGCACGAATCCAGGGCGGTGAGGTTGTAGTCGCGCTGGCGCGGGACGAATACCTCGGCGCCGTAGCCCTGAAGTCGCTTGACGACGTGGATGCCCAGGAAGCCGGCGCCGCCGGTGACGGTGACCCGTTTGCCCGACCAGAAGCTATGCATGGTTGTTCCTCCCTGAATGATCGAGATGGGTGCACCCGGCCTCGGGGGAAACCCCCCCGGGCCCGGCGCGGCGGGCATCCCCTGCCGGATTGGGCGGTCGCAGTCGGGACGGGTCGCCCCGAGAGCTTCGCCGCTCAGATCGGGGAAACCCCCCATCCTGCGCGGCGGCCGCCTCGATGCCGGCGGGTGTCGACGAACGATCGGATTTTCGAGGTGCTGGTTCAGCTTCGCCACACGCGGTGGGATGGCCACGCGGTCGGTGCGGCGGGCCGGGCTGCGGCCCGCCTCGTCTCGCCGGTCTGCGATCAGACGTTGGCGTACGGGTTCTGGAACTCGATGAGCTTGGCGGCGCTGACAAGCTCGGCCACGCCACGGTCCAGGTCGACGGTGGTCTCGAAGCCCTTCATGCGGATCTTCTCGTAGGAGACCTCATAATTCCGCTGGTCGGCGTCGCTGCCCACCTCGGCGAAGTGGAGGTAGTAATTCACATGCTCGAGGATCTTGCGGGCGACGTCTTCCTTGGTGAAGTTCATGCTCTCGTGGCCGACGTTGTACACGTCGTCCTTGATCGAGCTCCAGCGGTCCAGCGCGAACATGATCGAGCGGGCCATGTCGCGGACATGGACGAAGGTGCGCTTGAACCCGCCCTCGTAGACGATCAGGTTCCGGTTCTTCACCGCCTGGTAGGTGAAGTCGTTCGGCATCAGGTCGAGCCGCATCCGGTTGCTGACGCCGAAGGCGGTGGCGTACCGGTAGGCGACGCTGTTGCCGGCCTGGAGGACCATCTCCTCGGCCGTCGCCTTGGTCTCACCGTAGAGGGTGATGGGTGCGGTCGGCGTGTTCTCATTGCAGACGTAGTCGGGGATCGATCCGTAGATGCTTCCGGTCGAGGCGAAGATGACCTTCTGGTCGGGCTTGCGCAGCTCGAGCAGGGTGCGAGTCCCCTCGACGTTGGTCTGCTGGGCGACCTGCGGCTCCTTCTTGCACGCCGGGTAGCCGACGATGGCGGCCAGGTGCACGATGGCCTCGACGCCATCGAGCGCGACCTTGAGACCGGCGGGGTCGGTGACGTCCCCCTTGATCAGCTCGAACGAGCGATTCGAGCAGCACGGCAGCAGGCCATGGCCGCCGAACTTGAGCGAGTCATACACGCGGACTTTGTGCCCCTGCTCGAGCAGCATGGGGACGAGCGTGGAGCCGACATAACCGGCGCCGCCGGTGACGAGAATACGCATGGCGACCATCCTTGGTGTAACTGGGGCAGTCTCGAGTGGTGAAGTCGTCAGTCATTGACGAAGGGCAGGCGAGACGGGCGGGCGCTGGTGCAGGCCCCGTCCTTGCGGCCCTCGGTCGAGTTGCGTCGTGGGGCCAGGCTCGGAGACCCGTGCGTCTCGATCCGAAATCGCTCGGCCCGCCTCCGCGGTGCCTCGCCCGGACCCTACCGACAAGCCTGACGTGGAGCATGATCGAGAAGTCATCGAAGCCTGTCAACGCCAGTTTCCCCGACATCCGTGCCGGGCGTCCCGCGGAAGACTCACGCCGATCCGTCGCAAAACCGCCGCGGGGCCCGACACGAGTCGCGTCATACGTGGGGGAGATCGTCCTGCTCAGCTCCGTTAAATGTCCGGGACTTCGGGACCCGCACATGTAAGTCAGACTCATTCGATTGTGCAGATGGGTTGGCGCCACCGTCCATCACGCCGAGCCGCCGCTCTTGCAAGGGGGGATGGCCGATCATCCCCCGGCGCTCGGGCCGCCCCAGAGTTCAATGGGCCGATGGAGCATCATCTCAAAGCCATGCGCAGTAGAGACGCGGGCGCACGCGCCATCAAAGCGAATTTGCGCCAGCCGTCGATTCGCCAGGCAGACCGACTCGGTCAGCCTCCG
It encodes:
- a CDS encoding sugar phosphate isomerase/epimerase, producing the protein MRPNADASRSNRRDFLASGLALAGTLALGRNALARTFHEGEYGPLKVGIQSYSLRHFKFEEALARTRELGLHYWESYNAHIPTADDSAKIGEARKLAEAAQVKVIGYGVVHFGKDIDANRKTFEFAKALGVDYISADPDPDSFDNLDTLVEEYKIGVGIHPHGPGHRYNTLDIVEKAIKGHSDWIGLCNDTGHLLRSNQDPVEAIHRFAKRTYGVHLKDVKDAKTFTILGEGDLKLAEYVQALAKVKYPYCVALEYEENPEHPMADIKACLDNLRKATATIKGA
- a CDS encoding FHA domain-containing protein encodes the protein MPPSHGNLGILRPVGGGDPVQIEKAELTIGRRASNDIMLDFENVSSKHCVMRLINGVWNVRDLGSTNGTTINGLRINSEQTVMPDDELGIASHLFKIDYEPSGQAVIAASSLFDEELAEARGKRTSLLELAGLADEDKPRRTRPSKAPEKIERLAADEGDFEETMPRDFKHGKVAADATSDEDFLKFIEDELK
- a CDS encoding TlpA disulfide reductase family protein → MKPQLLALLLLASPSMAAEPAAPAETGVAAIKSRHDRALIADLLAYAKADPKADDLDQAYATLFDVTIAHDWFADQEATANAYVTDRPDGAVRGLALIVSTMARAQAADFDGALVRYQQLLEGLSGDDQEEFAVNFADNLAGSAVAAGKHGVAGRVLELVRDRFKESSTLAQKVAADLARLDRVTKPAPAFDVKDLDGKPVRSTALRGKYVLVDFWATWCEPCLEELPRLQAAYAAYHAKGLEIVGVSLDETKSTVTDFLKEQKLPWTQVHNPTCNGDLVEAFGVVNIPASYLIDPEGIITRIDLRGENLDAVLSRLIK
- a CDS encoding glycosyltransferase family 4 protein translates to MNIPKGIGVGLGSGHAGSRGRVWRIEDAPSDLGAATAWRGVVSAASHGEGPRRLLFINQYYWPDHASTAQHLTDLAEHLAAQGHDCHVLCSQGGYKPGEPRSPRSETHNGVHIHRVPATALGRKSTLTRMLDYLSFYLRAAFAAIMLPRFDAVVTLTTPPILGLIGTILRRLKGSRHVFWSMDLHPDASIALGRMSIRNPVVAGLAWLSNAVYRQADKVVVLGPYMADLIRAKRVRDDRIAQIPVWSRKDEIYPIPREGHALRRELGFEGKFVAMYSGNLGLAHTFDDFLEAARRLRDRDDIVFLFVGGGPRLAEVVEAKEREGLDNVRLMGYFPRGRLHESLTVADVHLISMRREMTGIVVPGKLYGAMASGRPTIFVGPEHCESADTIRRSHCGLTVRLGDTDALTAGLIRLAENPEEAASQGQSGRAAFLDWHEKDACCTRWEQLIGNLVPVVAGARPSRVRAQSQAGAIPSGA
- a CDS encoding NAD-dependent epimerase/dehydratase family protein; this translates as MHSFWSGKRVTVTGGAGFLGIHVVKRLQGYGAEVFVPRQRDYNLTALDSCLTCLAEHPCDVLIHAAAYYGGIGINVSQPATLYYRNLVMGANLMEAARLAKVGKVVNIGTACSYPGYLEGELKEEDLWAGPCHASVVNYGLTKKMLAVQGVAYKKQFGLDSIHLILTNLYGPGDSYNPERSHVVAALVRKWVEADLAKAPSVEVWGTGKPIREFIYVEDCADAIVLAAEKYDDTALPLNIGTGVGTTIRELAETVHDVSGFQGKMTWNVDKPDGALKKVLDVSRMTRALDGWVPPTSLRDGLSKTIAWYRANKAQADSKW
- a CDS encoding SDR family oxidoreductase translates to MRILVTGGAGYVGSTLVPMLLEQGHKVRVYDSLKFGGHGLLPCCSNRSFELIKGDVTDPAGLKVALDGVEAIVHLAAIVGYPACKKEPQVAQQTNVEGTRTLLELRKPDQKVIFASTGSIYGSIPDYVCNENTPTAPITLYGETKATAEEMVLQAGNSVAYRYATAFGVSNRMRLDLMPNDFTYQAVKNRNLIVYEGGFKRTFVHVRDMARSIMFALDRWSSIKDDVYNVGHESMNFTKEDVARKILEHVNYYLHFAEVGSDADQRNYEVSYEKIRMKGFETTVDLDRGVAELVSAAKLIEFQNPYANV